The following proteins are encoded in a genomic region of Coffea eugenioides isolate CCC68of chromosome 6, Ceug_1.0, whole genome shotgun sequence:
- the LOC113775858 gene encoding alpha carbonic anhydrase 4-like, protein MAIKQKFIHFFFTLLFLSSHLLLVTCKNADDSEVEDESPFTYEEGTGKGPKNWGHIDPQWQVCDNGKLQSPIDLLDERVQIFPGLGKLKRGYKPAAAVLKNRGHDISVEWRGDAGKLVANGTDYKVLQCHWHSPSEHTLNGTRHNLELHIVHRSSSGGIAVVGILYEIGRPDSFLAKLLHHIKRAEEGDVIDLGVVSPGDIKFGSRKYYRYIGSLTVPPCTEGVLWTIVKKVRTVSREQIRAIRDVVHDGFEANARPLQQENGRQVYLYRPIA, encoded by the exons ATGGCTATTAAGCAgaaattcatacattttttCTTCACGTTGTTGTTTCTTTCATCCCATCTTCTTCTGGTCACCTGTAAGAATGCTGATGATTCTGAAGTTG AGGACGAGAGTCCATTCACCTATGAGGAGGGAACTGGGAAAGGACCAAAGAACTGGGGCCACATTGATCCACAGTGGCAAGTTTGTGACAATGGGAAATTGCAGTCTCCAATTGATCTTCTTGACGAGAGGGTGCAGATCTTCCCTGGTTTAGGGAAACTGAAGCGAGGCTACAAACCAGCTGCTGCTGTACTGAAAAATAGGGGACATGATATTTCA GTGGAATGGAGAGGTGATGCAGGAAAACTAGTTGCAAACGGTACAGACTACAAAGTGCTGCAATGTCACTGGCATTCACCTTCTGAACACACCTTGAATGGGACAAG GCACAATCTGGAGCTGCATATTGTTCACAGAAGCTCTAGTGGAGGCATAGCTGTGGTTGGAATTCTATATGAAATTGGCCGCCCTGATTCTTTCCTCGCGAAG TTGTTGCACCATATCAAGAGAGCAGAAGAAGGAGATGTTATTGATTTGGGGGTTGTTAGCCCAGGAGACATCAAGTTTGGAAGTAGAAAATACTATAGATACATTGGTTCTCTTACAGTTCCACCATGTACAGAGGGTGTTCTTTGGACAATAGTGAAGAAG GTAAGGACAGTCTCAAGGGAGCAAATCAGAGCAATCAGAGAtgttgtgcatgat GGATTTGAAGCAAATGCAAGGCCTCTGCAACAGGAAAATGGAAGACAAGTATATTTGTATAGACCCATAGCTTAA